The Rhodohalobacter sp. SW132 genome has a segment encoding these proteins:
- a CDS encoding acyltransferase: MSNNERTFNSVVKGIWIRIISVIIPFTFPAHITTMLHRMRGVKIGKGSKINRTVQIDDSNPDLIEIGKNVWVTGGVMILCHQRDLKFYEIDKPVMECPLKVAGVKIKDGAHIGIGAIIMPGVTIGKGAVIGAGAVVTKDIPDYSVAVGMPAKVIKTFEK; this comes from the coding sequence ATGTCAAATAATGAACGTACATTCAATTCTGTGGTAAAAGGTATCTGGATTCGGATAATCTCAGTTATCATACCCTTTACCTTCCCGGCACATATAACTACGATGCTGCACAGAATGAGAGGTGTTAAAATTGGAAAAGGTTCCAAAATTAACAGGACAGTTCAAATTGACGATTCAAATCCGGACTTAATTGAGATTGGTAAAAATGTGTGGGTGACAGGAGGGGTTATGATATTATGCCATCAGCGCGATCTAAAATTTTATGAAATAGATAAACCTGTTATGGAGTGCCCTCTAAAAGTGGCAGGTGTTAAAATTAAAGATGGAGCACACATTGGGATTGGTGCGATCATCATGCCGGGAGTAACAATTGGAAAAGGGGCAGTTATCGGTGCAGGGGCAGTCGTTACGAAAGACATACCGGATTATTCAGTTGCGGTAGGAATGCCGGCAAAAGTGATCAAAACGTTTGAGAAGTGA
- a CDS encoding type II toxin-antitoxin system RelE/ParE family toxin yields the protein MARVRWTPQSINDIDQIAEYIAKDSRVYASIQTERFFKAVKVLESQIRAGRIVPEIDDDSIREIILGYYRIIYRLVNDDQADILTVHHSRMDPGSNTIFKSLL from the coding sequence ATGGCTCGGGTAAGGTGGACGCCTCAATCTATTAACGATATTGACCAGATCGCTGAATATATAGCAAAAGATTCCCGTGTATATGCTTCCATTCAAACGGAGAGGTTTTTTAAGGCTGTAAAAGTACTTGAGAGCCAAATCAGGGCGGGCAGGATCGTTCCCGAAATTGATGATGATTCAATAAGGGAAATTATTCTTGGATATTACAGGATAATATACCGTTTAGTAAATGATGATCAGGCTGATATCCTGACTGTCCACCATAGCCGAATGGATCCCGGAAGTAATACAATTTTTAAATCACTTCTTTAA
- a CDS encoding DUF354 domain-containing protein, with product MKVLFELHHPKHYYQVKHIYHKFDDFLFVIKAKDILEELLISEGVEYVKIGGVKAGIVNKLTNSVGLMAAFAKVIRAFKPDVVFSKASPYSAFLSPLFSYKTIITPDSEVVALTNKFVSRLSDLIITQHCFELDFGKKHVKLDTFFESCYLHPDYFTPNPEILSKHGINPDQKLILLRFIGWGANHDIGKSGLPDQEKIELVKKLELYGRVIISSEKKLPVELEGNKFSASPNVMHQLMHHASLYMGDSQSMATEAALLGTPAIRCNSFVGPDDMSNFVFLENQLNLLHNFSSIDMAVDKAFELLEDDESKSEWNERKVSYFKSIQDPNVQLLNYINQL from the coding sequence ATGAAAGTACTCTTTGAACTTCATCACCCCAAGCATTATTACCAGGTGAAGCATATCTACCATAAGTTTGATGATTTTTTATTTGTCATCAAGGCAAAAGATATCCTTGAAGAACTGTTAATCAGTGAAGGAGTTGAATATGTGAAAATCGGGGGTGTGAAAGCCGGTATTGTGAATAAGCTTACCAATTCAGTGGGGTTAATGGCTGCATTTGCCAAAGTTATTCGTGCATTTAAACCCGATGTGGTATTCAGCAAAGCTTCTCCCTACTCTGCGTTTTTGTCTCCATTATTCAGTTATAAAACAATTATAACCCCGGATTCCGAAGTTGTGGCACTGACCAATAAATTTGTATCCAGGTTATCGGACCTTATAATAACTCAGCATTGCTTTGAGCTGGATTTTGGTAAGAAGCATGTGAAGCTGGATACCTTTTTTGAAAGCTGTTACCTGCACCCGGATTACTTTACACCAAATCCTGAAATACTTTCAAAGCATGGAATTAATCCGGATCAAAAATTAATTCTTTTAAGATTTATCGGCTGGGGGGCAAATCATGATATCGGAAAGAGCGGACTGCCTGACCAAGAAAAAATTGAATTGGTAAAAAAACTGGAATTGTATGGGCGGGTAATTATATCATCAGAAAAAAAGCTGCCAGTTGAATTGGAAGGAAATAAATTCAGTGCATCACCAAATGTTATGCACCAGCTTATGCATCACGCGTCGCTCTATATGGGGGACTCCCAATCTATGGCTACTGAAGCCGCTTTACTGGGTACACCTGCAATACGCTGTAATTCTTTCGTGGGACCCGATGATATGAGCAACTTTGTATTTCTTGAAAATCAATTAAATCTGTTGCATAACTTTAGTTCTATAGATATGGCAGTGGATAAAGCATTTGAATTATTAGAGGACGATGAATCAAAGTCAGAATGGAATGAGAGAAAAGTATCTTATTTTAAATCTATTCAAGATCCCAATGTGCAGTTGTTAAATTATATCAACCAACTCTGA
- the wecB gene encoding non-hydrolyzing UDP-N-acetylglucosamine 2-epimerase encodes MKIISVVGARPQFIKLGPLSRELRKNHEEFIIHTGQHYDAEMSDLFFEQLNIPEPDINLEIGSGKHGAQTGKMLEGIEEQIEQIKPDMVLSFGDTNSTLAACLAASKMEVPSLHIEAGLRSFNRSMPEEINRVVADHTADLLFAPTPEAVKHLEREGLKDRTILTGDIMADTFEYVHNNILGDHLPETEYYLLTLHRPYTVDDPEKLQKLLNMLSELDREVKFPVHPRTENIIDKNSIQVPDNIKLSPPQGYLEFQKLLKGCEKVITDSGGLQKEAYLAGKPCITIRPETEWVETVEAEWNMLLDAEDENVAGKIMDFTPKKVRPDLYGKNVAKRMVEEIVRWRSR; translated from the coding sequence ATGAAAATCATCTCAGTCGTAGGCGCACGTCCACAATTCATCAAGTTAGGGCCTTTATCTCGCGAGCTTCGGAAAAATCATGAAGAGTTTATCATCCATACCGGTCAGCATTACGACGCGGAGATGTCGGACCTGTTTTTTGAGCAGCTCAATATTCCTGAGCCCGATATTAATTTAGAGATCGGTTCCGGAAAACACGGAGCCCAGACCGGAAAGATGCTGGAGGGGATTGAAGAGCAGATCGAGCAAATAAAACCGGACATGGTCCTGTCTTTCGGCGATACCAACTCTACGCTGGCGGCCTGCCTGGCAGCATCAAAAATGGAAGTGCCGTCGCTGCATATCGAAGCCGGTTTACGAAGTTTCAACCGCTCCATGCCGGAGGAGATCAACCGCGTGGTAGCCGACCATACCGCAGACCTGCTGTTTGCGCCCACCCCGGAGGCGGTTAAGCATTTGGAAAGGGAAGGGTTAAAAGACCGTACCATCCTCACCGGGGATATCATGGCCGATACCTTTGAATATGTGCACAACAATATCCTCGGAGATCATCTGCCCGAAACTGAATATTACCTGCTGACACTGCACCGGCCCTACACCGTTGATGATCCTGAAAAGCTTCAGAAATTGCTTAACATGCTGTCGGAGCTGGACCGTGAGGTGAAGTTCCCTGTTCACCCGCGTACAGAGAATATAATCGATAAAAACAGTATCCAGGTTCCGGATAACATTAAGCTAAGTCCGCCCCAGGGATATCTTGAATTTCAAAAACTGCTTAAAGGGTGCGAAAAGGTCATTACGGATTCCGGGGGGTTACAGAAGGAGGCCTACCTTGCCGGAAAACCGTGTATCACCATTCGCCCGGAAACAGAGTGGGTGGAAACGGTAGAGGCAGAATGGAATATGCTCCTGGATGCAGAGGATGAGAACGTTGCAGGCAAGATCATGGATTTTACTCCTAAGAAAGTGAGGCCTGATCTGTATGGGAAGAATGTAGCGAAACGGATGGTTGAGGAGATTGTTCGCTGGCGCTC